In archaeon CG10_big_fil_rev_8_21_14_0_10_43_11, the genomic stretch CATCGTTGCACTAAATTTTAGCCCTACGGGGAATATAACAGCGATTAAAGAGTTCCGAAGTCTTGCAGACTTCTTCACCCAAATTTTTTCTTCAGCTCTGTTCCGCCTTCGGCTCCACGAGGAAGAAAAAACTTTCCTTAATCGCGATGTTAGTTTCAATTTTTGAGAATGCCTAAGATGTAGAGTTCAAACAAAGAAATAGGAAATAATATTTTTTCTCCCACCCAATAGGAGAGACGCGCGCAGTTTTCTAATTCTCGAAAACTAGATAGCAAAAACTTCGTTTTTGGATTTATAGAGGGATTTCCTTAGTCCTTCGGACAGATAGTTTTGCTTCACAATATTGTTCGGAGTTTTGAAATAAATAAACTTATAAATGATGAAAAACTTTTTGTTTAAGAAAAGAGGAAAAATGGAAAACGGAATTAATCTAAGAAAAAAGTTAATTAGCCATAAGAAGTTAGCCCAAGAAAGAACAATTCTTGCCAATGAGCGGAATACGCTTGCTTATATAAGAACGGGATTTTCAGCATTTGTTTTAGGAATTGCTGCTATTAAATTATTTGAAAACGATGGCTTTTTTCTATATGCAGGATGGATTGCCGTTTTAATAGGGGTATTGTTTGTTACTCTTGGCATTGTTTATTATCCGATAAGAAAAAGAAAAATTAAATCATACTAATGTGCCCTCCTGACTCACTCCGCTTCGCGCCGTGCCACGTTGCACTCTCCTCCTTTCAGTCGTCGGGGCGTATAACAAGGGATATACAGTTCAGCCCTCGGCTCGGGCTTCACCCAAATTTTTCTTCCACTTCATTCCAGAAAAACTTCTCTAAATCCTGACGTTAGGCGTAATTCAGAATTAGGCAGTCCGCCGACCACCCGCCCCTCTAAGATAAGCATAAACGTAATAATATAATTCCAATATCTTTATTGATAATATGAAACTAAAACACTTAATAGAATCCCAGCAATTAGATGTTGAAACTATTTTCACTATTTTCAGAAAAGCAGATGAATTAAGAAACTCAATTGTAAAACCTCTTGATGGAAAAATTTTAGCCACTCTTTTTTATGAGCCAAGCACCAGAACACGACTTAGTTTTGAATCAGCAATGTTGAGATTGGGTGGGAATATTATTGGCACTGAGAATGCAAAAGAATTTTCATCCGCTATGAAAGGAGAATCATTACAGGACACTATAAGAATTGTTTCATCATACGCGGATATTATTGTGTTAAGACATTCTGAAGAAGGAGCATCTAAAATTTCTACTTCGGTTAGTTCTATTCCTATAATCAATGGCGGAGATGGGTCTGGACAACACCCAACACAGGCTCTTTTAGATTTGTATACCATTTGGAAAGAAATCGGTAACATAGATAATATCACTATCGCCATGGTCGGAGATTTAAAATATGGGAGAACTGTTAGGTCACTTTGTTATCTACTTGGAAAATTCAAAAATGTAAAAATTATCTTTATAGCTCATAGATATTTCTCGATCAAAGATGATATAAAAGAATATTTGAGAAGACATGACACTAAGTTTGAAGAACAAACTGACCTAAATCAGCATTTACCGCAGGTGGATGTCGTATACATGACACGAATTCAAAAAGAACGTATGTCTGATGAAGAGTATAAAAATGCAAAAATGGCTTATAAAATTACAAAAGAAAATTTGAATTTACTAAAGGATAGTGCTAGATTATTACATCCACTACCGCATGTTGAGGAAATAGATTTACCTGTAGAAATTGAACAAACTGACAAGAGAGTGGCATATTTTAGACAGGCTAAAAACGGACTTTATATAAGAATGGCTTTACTTTCATATTTGTTAGAGTAAGACTATTGATAACTTTGTGGTGTTCCGCCACCGCCGAATTCTGAACTTAAAATTACTTCGTAATTTTGCCACGCCCTGCGGGCTTTTAGAAAATTGATAAGCTCCAGAAAACCTATTTGTACACATTCTTCCTATGTCCGATTTTTATAATCAAAATTTCAAGCCTTTCTTGATTTATATCGGCCAGAATCCTATAATCTCCAATCCTCATTTTATATCCTTTAGTGGCAACCAAGCGAATAAAATGTGATTGGGGCCTAATTCTTGATCTTTCTAAGCCCCCCATAATTCTCTTCTGAATCTCTACAGGTAATTTATTTAGAAATTTTAGAGCTTTAGGTGAAAAAATAATTTCGTACATTATAGATTCAGCTTCCTTTTGACTTCTTCAAGTGGAATTCCTTTCCCTGCAGCAATCTCTTTTCTGGCTTCTTCAATGTCCTTCTTTGTTTGTTCACTAAGTTCCATTGTGTCTTCTAAAGCATCCCAGATAATTTCTTCATAAGTATCCCTATCCGAAATCTTTCTCTTAGATAGTTCTTGTTGAAGATTTGAACTAATTTGTATTGTGGTTGTCATATAGTCTGCTATAACATAATATAGTATTTAAATCTTTTTATTTTCTGGGGCTCGCTTCCTAGTATAGAAGACTCTTCGAATTTGATAAAAAAGTTTTTTGAACTATCCCTTCAGTCGTTCGCCTTACAGGCTCACCACATAATAGCGATTAAGAGGAAAATTCCTGCGAAAATTCCCCAAATCCGCCTACGGCGAACTTCTCTTAATCGCATACGTTAGTTTCAATTTTTGAGAATGCCTGTAAGTTAGAGTTAAAACAAAGAAATAGGAAATAATATTTTTTTTAACCCACCTAATAGGAGAGACGCGCGCAGTTGCTACGCAACATTTTGTCTTGACTTCGTCAAGAAGAATTATATTTTGCAAATATCTTTATCTAGACTGATTTGCATATGTCCAATCGGCTTCCTGTCTTAGAGGTTCAATTTTTCCATGAACTGATTCAGGCAACAATTCATAAAGCCTATTTTTACCTTGTTCAATCTCTGAATCTTCAGTTCTTCCCGCAAATCTTAAAGCCACGATTCCTTTTAGAACCCTGTTTAAAAATTCGGGATTTGCCGATTTTACATAATCTTCTCCAAAAGAAGTAAAATCATTTCTCATTAAAGCATAAGCGACTAAGAAATCACTTTTTACTTTAGTAGAATCAAACAAGCCATCTTCAGTCATAATTTCTCCTTGTAATTCTGCAAAACTTTCTTTTCCATCCCATAATCCATTTTCATCCCTCAACCCAGGCCAATATAATGGTCTTGCAATTGTTATGTCTGTTAAAAGTAACGGCTCCCTAATGTTTGGGGTGTGATTTGAATTAACTGCTAAATAATTTAATCCATCAAATTGATTCAGGTGAGCCCTGATAACTT encodes the following:
- a CDS encoding cytotoxic translational repressor of toxin-antitoxin stability system is translated as MYEIIFSPKALKFLNKLPVEIQKRIMGGLERSRIRPQSHFIRLVATKGYKMRIGDYRILADINQERLEILIIKIGHRKNVYK
- a CDS encoding aspartate carbamoyltransferase; amino-acid sequence: MKLKHLIESQQLDVETIFTIFRKADELRNSIVKPLDGKILATLFYEPSTRTRLSFESAMLRLGGNIIGTENAKEFSSAMKGESLQDTIRIVSSYADIIVLRHSEEGASKISTSVSSIPIINGGDGSGQHPTQALLDLYTIWKEIGNIDNITIAMVGDLKYGRTVRSLCYLLGKFKNVKIIFIAHRYFSIKDDIKEYLRRHDTKFEEQTDLNQHLPQVDVVYMTRIQKERMSDEEYKNAKMAYKITKENLNLLKDSARLLHPLPHVEEIDLPVEIEQTDKRVAYFRQAKNGLYIRMALLSYLLE